A region from the Myripristis murdjan chromosome 23, fMyrMur1.1, whole genome shotgun sequence genome encodes:
- the phlda1 gene encoding pleckstrin homology-like domain family A member 1 encodes MLENGGKVFKEGLLEKRSDGLLQLWKKKHCVLTEDGVLLLPPKQHDHPQHHQLHHGGGGGGDTGKVKELHFANMKTVDCVERKGKYVYFTVVMTEGKEIDFRCPQDEGWNAEITLQMVQYKNRQAILAVKSTRQKQQLLVVQIPGQKMARSSPNVA; translated from the coding sequence GGTGTTCAAAGAGGGGCTGCTGGAGAAGCGCAGCGACGGGCTGCTGCAGCTCTGGAAGAAGAAGCACTGCGTCCTGACCGAGGACggcgtgctgctgctgccgcccaAGCAGCACGACCACCCGCAGCACCACCAGCTGCAccacggcggcggcggcggaggggACACCGGCAAAGTCAAGGAGCTGCACTTCGCCAACATGAAAACGGTGGACTGCGTGGAGCGGAAAGGCAAGTACGTGTACTTCACGGTGGTCATGACGGAGGGGAAGGAGATCGACTTCAGGTGCCCGCAGGACGAGGGCTGGAACGCGGAGATCACCCTGCAGATGGTCCAGTACAAGAACCGGCAGGCGATCCTGGCCGTCAAGTCCACCCggcagaagcagcagctgctcGTCGTGCAGATCCCCGGCCAGAAGATGGCCCGCAGCTCGCCAAACGTTGCGTGA